One Shewanella sp. MR-4 DNA window includes the following coding sequences:
- the petA gene encoding ubiquinol-cytochrome c reductase iron-sulfur subunit: protein MSNAPVDTGRRRFLTAATAVVGGAGAVAVAVPFIKSWNPSAKAKAAGAPVEVNISKIEPGQLIRVEWRGKPVWVVRRTEAVINELPTHDDKLRDPASAEMQQPEYATNPLRSIKPEYFIAVGICTHLGCSPTYLPDSFAEQVQGVTSGFFCPCHGSKFDMAGRVFQGVPAPLNLVIPPHQYVDDGTVIIGVDKGVA, encoded by the coding sequence ATGAGCAATGCGCCAGTCGATACCGGACGTCGCAGATTCCTGACAGCCGCAACCGCCGTAGTAGGTGGTGCTGGTGCCGTCGCTGTAGCGGTTCCTTTCATCAAGTCATGGAATCCGAGTGCCAAGGCGAAAGCTGCAGGTGCACCGGTCGAAGTAAATATCAGTAAAATTGAGCCAGGTCAGCTGATCCGTGTTGAATGGCGTGGAAAACCTGTATGGGTTGTCCGTCGCACAGAAGCGGTTATCAATGAACTGCCAACACACGACGATAAGTTAAGAGATCCAGCTTCTGCTGAAATGCAGCAACCTGAATATGCAACAAATCCTCTGCGTTCTATTAAGCCAGAGTATTTTATTGCCGTCGGTATTTGTACCCATCTAGGATGTTCACCTACTTATTTGCCAGATTCATTTGCTGAGCAAGTTCAAGGTGTGACTTCTGGTTTCTTCTGTCCATGTCATGGTTCTAAGTTCGATATGGCGGGCCGCGTATTCCAAGGCGTTCCAGCTCCATTGAACCTAGTTATCCCTCCACATCAATACGTTGATGATGGCACCGTTATCATCGGTGTAGATAAAGGAGTGGCGTAA
- the hflC gene encoding protease modulator HflC: MGRLSIVLIAIVLGIGLSSVMVVNEGERAIVARFGEIVKDKVDDKQVTRVFGPGLHFKVPVIDKVKLLDARIQTLDGAADRFVTSEKKDLMVDSYVKWRIFDFEKYYLSTNGGIKSNAETLLQRKINNDLRTEFGRRTIKEIVSGKRDELQNDALENASESAKDLGIEVVDVRVKQINLPANVSNSIYQRMRAERQAVAKEHRAQGKEQSEIIRATIDANVTVKIAEAERKALTIRGEGDALAAKIYSDAYNKDPEFFSFLRSLDAYRASFSGKSDVMVLEPDSEFFKYMKSTSPKK, from the coding sequence ATGGGTAGATTAAGTATTGTTCTGATTGCCATAGTATTAGGCATAGGTCTGTCATCTGTGATGGTGGTTAACGAAGGCGAGCGTGCGATTGTGGCGCGTTTCGGTGAAATCGTTAAAGACAAGGTTGACGACAAACAAGTGACCCGCGTTTTCGGTCCTGGCTTGCACTTTAAAGTGCCAGTGATCGATAAGGTGAAGTTGCTCGATGCTCGTATTCAAACCTTAGACGGTGCAGCGGATCGTTTCGTGACCTCTGAGAAAAAAGATTTGATGGTCGACTCTTATGTAAAGTGGCGTATTTTCGATTTCGAAAAATACTATCTCTCCACTAATGGCGGGATTAAATCGAATGCTGAAACCTTACTGCAACGTAAGATCAACAACGATTTACGTACCGAATTTGGTCGTCGCACTATCAAGGAAATCGTATCTGGTAAACGCGATGAGCTGCAAAATGATGCGCTAGAAAACGCCTCTGAAAGCGCTAAAGACTTAGGTATTGAAGTCGTTGACGTGCGTGTTAAGCAAATCAACCTTCCAGCAAACGTGAGTAACAGTATTTACCAACGTATGCGTGCCGAACGTCAAGCGGTTGCTAAAGAGCATAGGGCACAGGGTAAAGAGCAATCTGAAATCATTCGTGCAACGATTGATGCCAATGTGACAGTGAAGATTGCCGAAGCTGAACGTAAGGCCTTAACCATTCGCGGTGAAGGTGATGCATTAGCGGCGAAGATATATTCTGACGCTTACAATAAAGATCCTGAGTTCTTCAGCTTTTTACGTAGCTTAGATGCTTACCGTGCAAGTTTCTCCGGTAAATCTGATGTGATGGTGCTAGAACCTGATAGCGAGTTCTTCAAGTATATGAAGAGCACTTCACCTAAGAAGTAA